Part of the Sphingopyxis sp. 113P3 genome, CTGCCGCCCTCCTTCACCCCGACGGCCCTGAACCGCTCCAAAAACGTGGTGTCCGAGATACCCATATAGGCCGCGGCGATCGGCGCCGCCATGCGTCCGGGCCAGTCCGGCATCTGCTCGAGACTTATTTTCACGGCCGCCATCTCCTTGCCTTCTATCCGATCGTAAAGGCTTGTCCGCGCGGTCCAACGTGGGGACCACCTCGGCGGCAAGCTACATGTCTCTGCTGTCGGGAGACGCGGCATGACCGGTGCGCCGCAGATCCTGCTTGCTCATCACCTGAAGACGCTGAAGCTCCCGACCTTCTTGCGGGAGCACGAGAAGCTGGCGCGCCAATGTGCAGCCGAGGGCCTGGACCACGTCCAGTTCCTCGCCCGACTGGTCGAACTGGAACTGATCGACCGCGAGGGACGGATGATCGAACGCCGGATCAAGGTTGCAAAGTTCCCCGCCAAGAAGAGCCTGGACAGCTTCGACTTCAAGGCGATCCCGAAGCTCAACAAGATGCAGGTACTGGACCTCGCCCGTTGCGAATGGATCGAGCGGCGCGAAAACGTCATTGCGCTCGGACCGAGTGGCACGGGCAAGACGCATGTTGCTCTGGGGCTGGGACTGGCCGCTTGTCAGAAAGGAATGTCGGTCAGCTTCACTACGGCCGCGGCACTGGTCAACGAGTTGATGGAAGCCCGCGACGAGCGCCGCCTCCTGCGGCTCCAGAAGCAGCTGGCCTCGGTCAAACTGCTCATCATCGATGAACTGGGCTTCGTGCCTCTGTCAAAGACCGGCGCCGAGCTACTCTTCGAGATGATCTCGCAACGCTACGAGCGCGGCGCCACGCTCATCACCAGCAACCTGCCGTTCGACGAATGGACCGAGACCTTCGGAACAGAGCGGCTGACCGGCGCTCTGCTCGACCGCCTGACCCACCACGTCAACATCCTCGAGATGAATGGCGAGAGCTACAGGCTCGCGCAAAGTCGGGCCCGAAACGCCGGCCAGACCCCATAGAAAACCGCAACGCGCGCTTGAGCCCGCCGCTCGGGCTACGCCCTCCCGGCGGGCTCAAGCGCGCAAGAAAGTGGCCTGCTTTTGCGCCGCCCCGTGGCCGGTTTTTGCTCCGCCGTCATAGCCCTTGGCCCAAAAGACGTGGAGCGCATCGACCAGCGCCTTGTCGACGCAGAATTCGCGTGGGCGTCCCTTCGTCGTTTGTGCGGTCTCAACTTCCATAACGGACGGTATATAATGTACTGCGCGGAAAAATCCAGCCTGCGCGTCAAAGTCCGGCGAAGCTGTGAGATGCTTCGAAACGGAGGCCGAGGACGAAGGCGTCGGCGAGGGTGGGATCGGCGGACGGGCGGCGGATATAATGGGCGCTGGGCTGGATCGACAGCCAGGGGGCGAGCTGCGCGCGGTAGCTGGCCTCGATCGCGACCTCGGCCGAGCCGCCGCCGGTCGCGCGCCGCCAGCTGTCGGAGGTGAAGGCGGCAGAGACGGCGATGCCGAATTCATCCTCGGTGCGGCCCGGAATCCAGCCCCCGAACTTGAGGCCGCCGCCGGCGAAGCGGTCGAACATGTTGAAGCGACCGCTTGCCGAGCCGAGCCTTGCGAAGGCGTCGATGCGGCGCTCGTCGCGGTTCAGGACGGGAAGCTCTGCGCGGACGTAGGTGCCGGCGTTGCCATTCGCGCGGCCGCTACCATCGTTGAGGTCGAAGCTTGCGGTATAGCGCCAATGGCCGAGGAGCAGCTTGCCTCCGCCCAGCGGTGCCTCGACCTCGCCGACAGCGAGTGCGCCGTCGCCATGACCGAGCCGGATCGCGGTGCGCGCCGGATGGTCGGGATCGCCGGGGACGCCGTCGAGCAGCGCGGCGCGCACCGTCCATCCTTCGGCGGGCGCGATCGCGACGCGGGCCGCGAGCGAGGTGGACGGGAAGATCGAGGGGCCGTTCAGGCCGCTCTGCGCGAAATCGGTGCCGATGCCGTTCGGGCTGCTGACGAAGAAGCCGGCGGTATCGATCGCGTCGAACTCGGAATTGAGGTCGTAGAGCCCGAGCTTGATCGAAGCCGCGTCGCCGATCTTCTGGTCGATCCAGGCTTCGTAGAGCCGCAGCGCGCGGACGCCGGTTTCGATATTGCTGACCGCCTGGGTGTCGCCGGCAAGATCGCTGATCGAGCGGCCGTTGTTGTAGAGGCCATAGACATGGAGCTGGGCGCCGGTCCAGCCGGCGAGCCGTTCAAGATCGGCCTCGAGCACGAGGTCGAGATTGTCGAGATAGCGCGCGCCGCGGCGCCGGCCACCCGCGACATTGCCCATCACCTCGCCGGTATAGGTGATCTGGAGGAGCAGCGGGCCGTGCGACTCTTCGATCTCGCCCGGCGCATGGATGTGGCTGTGCGGCCGGTCGGCGGGGGCTGCGGGTTCGGCCGGCGCCCCGTCCACCGGGAGGCCGGCAAGGCCCAGTGTCGCGGCGGCGAGCAGCATCAGAAGCTCAGCATGAGAGCAAGGCGGATGCGGTCGAGCCACTCGGTCGAGGCGAAGCTGCCTGCGTAGAGCGGATCGAGCGGCCGGTAGTGGTACCAGAGCAGGTCGACTTGCAGGTTGCGCGCCGGAACATGCGAGAGGCCGACGCCGTGGAGGCGGTAGTTGGTCGACAGGTCGATATTGTCGTGGCTGAAGGCGGCGAGCACCGAATCGACCTCGACCTCCGAATAATTATAGGACAGGCGCCAGTCGCCGGGTTCGGCGGTCCGCCCCGCCGCGAACTCCAGGTTGAAGGCGGTGTCGCCCGACACGGCGGCGCCGAGATTCTTCACATAGTCGGCGGTGAAGCTGACCGGCCAGCGAGGCGACGGACCCGCCCAGCCGAGGGTGCCGATCCCTTCGACGAGGTGGAAGTCAGAGAGATAGCGGCCGCCCGAAAGGAGGTTGCCGCGGAAATCGCCGGCATCGGCGCCCGCGACCGACCCGAGGCGGTAGTGATAATAGCTGCCGGTGAGGCCCGCCTTGAAATCGGGCGCGAGGGGCGCGGCGAGGGCGAGCTGGCCGCCGAGCATGTCGCTGTCGCGCGCCACGGCGGCCTCGTCGATCACGAAATAGAGGCCGCGCGCGTCGAGCTTCGCGCCGCCGAGTTCGGCGCCATAGGAGAGCGCCGCGCCCTGCGGCGAGACGTCGCCATCCCACAGCATATCGGTGCGCTGGAAGACCTGGGGGAATTTGCCGGCATAGGCGGTGAAGCCGCCGTTCCTGTAGCGCACCCACGCCTGATCGAGCGACACCGCGAAATCGTCGACGAAGCTGCCAAGGGTGACGTCGGTCGAGTTGGGATCGTCGGGGTCGCCGGTGGCGATCTGGGTGCCGACCGAGAAATGATCGTCGATCGCATAGCTCGCGCGCAGCCGGGCGCGGACGGCCGAGCGCGACCGGTCGCGGCCCGGGACCAAATTCCATTCCTGCCGCACCCGCACGTCGCCGCTGACGTCGAGGCCGGGGATGCGGAATGCGCCATCCGCCACCGGCGCGGCATCGGCAAGCTGCGCCGGGGCCGGCGAGGGTGCCGCGCCCGGGGCGGGAGGCGATGCCGGCACGGACGCCGCGACATCCGCGGGAGAGGAAGGGGACGTCACCGGTGCCTGCTCCAGCATCTGCGACTGCTTCGCCACCATCGCTTCGAGCTGATCGATGCGCGCCTGCTGTTCGGCGAGCCGGCGTTCGAGCGCTTCGAGCCGGTCCTCCTGCGCGTGGGCAGCAGGTACGAGGCTGAGCGCTGTTGCCGCGAGAAGCAGATGGCGAATTGGCATGATGAGCATCCCCTTGCTTGATTTATGGCGATGGAGCCGATGGCCGGCCCCGCGCGGTCGTTATCTTAGCGCTGGAGACTGACGACAAACTGATGGCCGCGGATTCCGGTTTGCATCATCAGGCACTCCGCCCCTCACGCGCCCTGGCGACCGGCCTGCGACGTCGAAGCCAGAGCAGAAGACCGGCGACGATCATGGTGATCAGCCAGACGCCGATGGCGATGGAGAGAAGGCGTCCGATCAGCCCGCCGGCTTCTCCGGTATGGATGGGGAACAGCGCGCTCATGAAAGCGCGGGCCGGCGGCGCATCGGCAATCGGCCAGACGCCGCGCAGCGTGCCGTCGTTCGCGTCGACAAAGACAATGCTGCCCCCATAGGCGCGCCGAATCTCGCCCGGCGCACGCACAAGGATGCGATAGGTCGCATCCTCGCCTTCCGGCCAGGTGACGTTGGTGAGGTTGCTGCCGGGAAGGGCGGCGAGGGCCGCGCCGGCCGCGGCCGCGAAGCCGACCGGCGGGCCGGCGGGCGGATTGGCGGGCAGGGAAACCTCTTCCGCGCCGACCAGCGTTCCGACGCCCTGTTCGAATTTCAGCATGGTGCCGGTCGCGGCGATCGCGAACGCCGGCAGCACCGCCCACAGACCCACCGCCCGGTGCCAGGAATAGAGCCGCGCGGCGGCGGGACCCTTGCGTATGGGAAGGAGCGCGGCCCGCCAGGTCCCGCGCCGCGGCCAGGCAGCGATAAGGCCCAGGAGAAGGTTGGAGCAGAGGAGAAGCCCGCTGATCGAGACGATCCAGCTGCCCCACGCGCCGAGCAGGTCGTGGTGGAAGCCGACGAGGACGCTCATGATGCGGGTTTCGTCTTCGCGCGGGGCGTCGATGATCGCGCCGTCGCCGGCGATCCGAACCGACCGGCTGTTGCCCGCACCGTCATCGAAATAGAGATCATAGCGATCGGGAAGGCCGGCCGACGTCCAGATCGCGCTGGCTTTCGCGCCGGTTCCGGTCGGGACGAGCGTGTCGATGCGCCGCTCGATCGCCGCGAGGTCGGTCGGGCGATGCAGCGTCGAAAGCGATGCGTCGGCGATTTCCCAATGAAAGACGATCAGGATACCGGTGACCGCCTGAAGCAGCCAGAAGATCGCGGCACCGAGGCTCAGCCACCGGTGAACGGCCAGAATCTTGCGGCGGAGCGTCGGGCGCCCCTGCTGGACTTGCGTGCTCATCCGACTGCATTGGCGTGTCCGGAAGGACCGAAAAACATCCACTTTGCCGCCGAGCGAGGGGACCAATCGAGCGGGGCCGGTCAAACGCCTCGGCGGCGCGCAAAAGAAAAGGGGATTTGCAAACACCAGCATTGGACAAGACCCGCCTCTTATGACTCGTCACCCTGAACTTGTTTCAAGGTCCATGGCCTGCCCTCGAATTGGGCGCGGCGCGGCAGGAGAAGTCCGGCCATGGATGCTGAAACAAGTTCAGCATGACGAAGACAGGGAGGAAGGGCTGCCGGCTGCCAGCTTTGCATTTGCAAAGGATATAATGCCCAACGAAAAGAGCCCGGCTGCTGCCAGCCGAGCTCTCTTGAACAAGGGGGCGGCCGGTCAGAATTCGACCGTCGCCGAGGCCTTGAAGGTTCGCGGCAATCCCTGAACCAGATAGCCGCCGAGCGACGAGGACCAATAGGATTTGTTCGCGACATTATCGACGTTGAAGCGGAAGGTGATCGGCGTTTCGCCCGCTGCGACGACATAGCGCGCGCCGAGATCGAAGCGCGTCCATTCAGGCAGTTCGAGCGTGTTGGTCAGATTGACCTGCTGCTTGCCGGTCTGGATCAGGCGGCCGGTCAGAGTGACCCCCGGCAGGAAGCCGAGATCCCATTCGACGTTGACGTTGGCGGTATAGTCGGGGACGCCGATCGCATCGAGCCCGTCCGTCGCGCCGCCCTGCGTGCGCCTTTGCTTCGCGTCGGTGAGCGACAGGCCGGCGATGACGCGCAACCCGGTTACCGGCTCGCCGTCGAGGCTGAATTCGATGCCCTTGTTGCGTTGCAGGCCGTTGACCGTGAACTCGCTCTGACCCGAACCGTTGACGATCGTCAGCGCTTGCGGGCGGTCGGTCTGGAACAGTGCGACCGAGGCATTGAAGCGGCCGAGCGCCACCTTGCCGCCGATTTCATATTGCTTGGTCTTGTAGGGCGGGAAGACGTCGCCGGCGTTGATTGTGCCGGCCGGCGCGACCGGACCCTGGACCAGCCCCTCGATCCGGTTGGCATAGAGGGAGACATGTTCGCTCGGCCGGATGACGAGGCCGATCACGGGGGTCGTCACATTTTCCTTGTACCGGCTCGTCTCGCCGCCGAGGGTGATGTTGTAGGCGCGATAGAAGATCTGTTGGCGGCGCAGACCGAGCGTCAGCTCTACCTTCTCGTCGAACGCGCCGAGCGTGTCGGATGCGAAGAAGCTGGTCAGCCGGGTGCGGTTCGCCGGATTGGGATCGTCGAGATCGCCGCCCAGCAAGCCCGCGCCATATTCGGGTTCGGGCACGTCGACGGGGTCGAACAGATTGTTCGGGCTGCCGGCGAAGGAGCCGAAGGCATAGGCGTTGCGGTTGATGTAGCGGCTGTGCGACGCGCCGAGATTGATCTCGTGCGTGATCGGGCCCGTCGCGAACTTGCCGCGGATGCCGACCTGCGCTGCCTCGTTATTGTCGTTACGCGGAATTTTCGACCCCGTGACCCGACCGAGGCCGGTATCGGCGTCGAGCAGGGTAAAGCTTTGATAATTGCCGCGTTCGGCCGCGTCGCGCGCACCTGCCGATGCGTAGAACATGAAATCATCGCTGATATCATATTCGAATTTCAGGATGCCGAAGATGTCCCTTAGGGTAGTGTAGTTCCAATCCTGACCATAATTCAGATCGGCCTTCGGCGGCTTGGGGATGAAAGCCAGGCCGCCGTCGAGCTGAACCATCGGACGCATATGCTGAACCTTGGCGCGCTGATAGGCGAGGTCGAGCGACAGGCGGGCGCGGTCGCTGCGCCAGTCGAGCGCGGCGCCGAGCACGATCGAACTGCGATATTCGTCGTCGATGGCGATGTCGCCCCAGCGACCGGCGCCGTTGACGCGGATGCCCACCGAGCCGTCGGCGCCCATCCGGCGCCCGAAATCGAAGGCGCCGCCGATATGGGAGTCCGACAGATAGTTGACGGTGACGCGGTTCGTATCCCTGTCTTTGGCGCGCTTGGGCTGCAAGTTGACCGTGCCGCCGAGCGCGGAGCCGCCAGGCGCGGCGCCGAACAGGAAGGCGCTGGCGCCGTTCAATACCTGCACCTGATCGTAGAGTTCGGGCGAGACGAGCTGGCGCGGCGTCACGCCGTAAAGACCGTCGATTGCGATATCCTCGCCATACAGCGGGAAGCCGCGGATCACGAACTGCTCCGAGGCATTGCCGAAGCCGAGCGAGGTGCGCACGGACGGGTCGTTCTCGAGGACCGCGCCGAGAGTCAGCGGCTGCTGGTTGAGGATCAGCGTTTCGCTGTAGGCCTTGACCGCGAAAGGCACCTCCATCGCGTCCTTCTCGCCGAGTGCGCCGAGCGAACCTTGCCGGATGACCTGCGTTTCATTCTCGCGCTGCGCGGTGACGACGATGCTGTCGTCCTCTGGCGCGACTTGCTGGGCCAGCGCCGGTGTGGCCGACGCGAGCGCGGCGCCGAGCGCGGCGAAGCCTGTTCCCCGAACGATAGTGCGGCATGCAACCATGATCTTTACCCCCATTATTGGCACCAAATCTTCTTCCGGTACGAACGGGATCGGGCGCCAAGCCTGTAACTGCAACATGTTTGACCCGGTTGGGCCTTAAAACATCCAGTTTGCGCAGTTGCTGGGGTCCAGATGGTCCATCAAATTCCGGTCGAGGGGACCATCGTCAGCCAAAGCGTTGAACGCCGCCGACAATTGTCCGCAGCGCTTTTACCTTTGTTAGAGAATGAGAATCAATAGCAAAGAAATCATGGTCCCAAACGACGAGATCGGCGAGCAGGCCGGGAGCGATCAGGCCGAGGCGCGTCTCGCTGAAGCCGGCATAGGCGCCCTCGCGCGTATAGCCCCGCATCGCCTGGGCGAGCGTGATGCGCTGCTCGGGATGCCAACCGTGCGGATTCCTGCCATCGAGCGTCTCGCGATTGACCGCGGCGTCGAGCCCGGTGAGAGGGTCGATCGGCGCCACCGGCCAGTCGGACCCCATGCAGACATGCGCGCCCGAGCGGACGAGCGAACCATAGGCGAAGCTGGTCTTCAGCCGTTCCTCGCCGATCCGGCGCACCGCCCAGCGACCGTCGTCGATCGCGTGATAGGGCTGGACCGATGCGATGATGCCCTGCTGGGCGAAGCGCGGCAGCGCGTGCGGCTTCATGTGCTGGACATGCTCGACGCGGAAGCGGCGATCGCGCGGGCCGTTGGCGGCGGCGACGGCGGCCATGGTGTCGAGGACGATGTCGTTCGCCTCGTCGCCGATCGCGTGCGCGGTGACCTGCAACCCCGCCTTGTCCGCCCCTTCCATCCAGCGGCGAAGATCGGCGGGGTCGGTGACGATGATGCCGCGCGTCGTCGGATCGTCGGCATAGGGTTCATAGAAGCGCGCCGTGCGCGAGCCGAGCGAGCCGTCGAACACGACCTTGCAGCCGCCCCATTGCACCCAGTCGTCGCCGCGGCCTTCGCGCGCGATCAGCTCGACTTGCGCCTCCCAGTCCTTGAGCGGCAGATAATGGCGGAAGCGCAGCCCGGTCTCCCCCGCGGCGCGCAGGCGACGGGTCGAATCGAAGCTGATCGATTCGAGCTCGGTCGGGTGAACCTGCGTCACGCCCTTGCTGAGCGCGACCGCGATTCCTTCGCGCGTCACCGCGTCGATCTGGTCCGGCGTCGGCTCTCCGATCGCGCGCAGGACCAGATCCTTGGCGGCGTCCTTGATAATGCCGGTCGGCTCGCCCTGCGCGTCGCGTTCGATCACGCCGCCGGGCACGTCGGGCGTGTTGCGGTCGATCCCCGCGAGCCGCAGCGCAAGCGAGTTGAGCAGCAGCATATGGAGGTCATAACGGATCACCGCGACCGGTGTGTCGGGGGTGACCGGGTCGATCCACGACCGGTTCGGCATTTCGCCGCCCCAGCGATCCTGATCCCAATTGCCCCCTTCGAGCCACTGCCCCTTGGGCAGCGCCTTCGCGGCGGCGGCGACGCGCGCGATGAATTCCTCGGGATTCTCCGCATCGCGCAGCGACGGTTGCGACAGCATCGTCGCGGCTTTGACGAAATGGACGTGCGCGTCGATGAAGCCCGGGGTGACGAAGGCGCCATCGAGGTCGACGACCTGCGTCCGCTTGCCGGTGCGCGCGCGCACCGCTTCGACACCGATCGCGGCGATACGGTCGCCCTTGATCCCGATCGCGTCGGTACGCGTGTCGGGGCCGGCGCCGGTCCAGACGCGCGCGTTGACATAAGCGATGTCGAGCGGCTCGTCGGCGCCGGCGAAGGCGCCGGGCGCGACCGCCACCGCGGCGGTGCCGCCCGCGACGGCGAGAAGGCGCCGCCGGGCGATCATTGCGCCGCACCCGTGGATTTGCGCGGCGGATTTTCAGCGCGCCACTTGTCGAGCCTGGCGAGCCATGTCGCCGCCGACAGCGGGCCATAGGTCTGGGAATCGCTATGTTCGGCGACCAGTTCGCGGATGTCGACGAAATAGGCCGGGCCGCTCGGCAGGCCGAGCTCCTTGCGCTTGCGGTCCATCGCCGCGGTCTGTTCAGGCGTCGGTTCGATGCCGGTGACCGGTTTGAACAGGATGACGTCGAAGTCGGCGCCATTTTCGTGAAAGAAAAGCTGGATCGGCGGAAGGCCGCCCGCTGCCGCGACCTCGTCGGCCTGGGCGATGCGGCGGATGAACTCTTCCTGCTTTCCCGGCGCGAGCTTGAAGATCTCGAACCAGGCCTCGGGCCATGGCGCGTCGGCGGCGGCGGGTGCGGTCGCCGGCGCGGCGGTCGCCGGCTGCGCCTGGGCGACGGGCGCGAGCGGCAGGGCCGCGGCGGCGAGCAGATATGCGAAGCGATATGTCATGATTTCCCTCCTGGACGAGCGGGAGGTTCCGTCCGCGGCGTGGATATGAGAACATCCAACATTGGACGGCCCGAGGGGACCAGCAATCAGCCCGCCGCTTCGCGCAGCGCCGCGAGCGCGGTGCGCGCCTCGTGCGCGTTGAGGCTGGCGAAGCCGATCCGCAGCCCGCGCGGCGCGTCGGTGGTCGTCATGAACGACCGCGACGCGGCGAAGCGCAGCCCCATCGCGGCGGCGCGCGTCTCCATCTGATCGAGGTCAGTGTCGAAGCGCAGCCAGAAGGAAAGGCCGCCGTCGGGCATGCGATAATCGACGAGGTCGCCAAGCGTCCGGTCGATTTCTGCCGCGAAACTCTCCCGCCGCCTGGCGTAGATTTGCAGCACCTTGCGGCCGTGCCGTCGCAGTTCGCCATTCTCGATCAATTCGGCGGCGGCGTCCTCGGTCAGCGCATTGCCCATGCCGTCGGTCAGTGACACCCGGTGTGCGATCGCGTCGATGACCGCGGGCGGCGCCGCGACATAGCCGATCCGCAGCGCCGGGAGCAGCAGCTTCGACATCGACCCGACATAGAGGACGTGGCCGGGGCCATAGGCCGCGAGCGGCAGCAGCGGTTGCGATTCGAAGTGGAATTCATGGTCGTAGTCATCCTCGATGATCGCGAAGCCGAACTGCCGCGCGAGGTCGAGGAGCCGCAGGCGCCGCTCGGGCCGCAGCGAGACGGTGGTCGGGAACTGGTGATGCGGGGTCACGAACACCGCGCGCACGGCGTTGCGGCGGCAGGCGTGCTCGACCGCCTCGACGTCGATCCCGTCTTCGTCGAGACCGACGGGAACGATATTGGCACCGAGTGCCCGGAAAGCGGCCACCGCCGGCTCGTAGGTCAATTTCTCGACGATCACCGAATCACCCGGGCCGAGCAGAACCTGCGCGGCGAGAAAGATGCCGTTCTGACTGCCGCGGGTAATGCAGATATTTTCCGCCGCGACGGGCAGGCCGCGCTGGCTTTTGAGCATCATGGCGATCGCTTCGCGCAGCGCCGGCGACCCGCGCGGGTCCCTATATTGGAAGCCATTGTCGCGCGAGGCTCGCTGCACCGCGACGCGATAGGCGCGGGCCAGCAGCTCGACGGGAAACAGGCGCCCGTCGGGCGCGCCCTCGTCGACCTTGAGCCCGGGGCCGGAGGGGAGCGCAAGCGGTCGTTCGGGCGGCGGCGCGAAGCGATAGTCGATCACCGCATCGCTCATCGTCGCTTCGGCTTCGCCCTGATGCCGGTTGACCGGGTCCGGCAGCGATGCCGCGACCATCGTGCCGCGCGTCCCGGCCGATTCGAGCCAGCCCTGCGCGATCAGATCCTCATAGGCGAAGACGACGGTCTTGCGGTTGACGCCGAGTATCTTGGCGAGCTGGCGGCTGCTGGGAAGATAGGTGCCCGAGGTGAGCCGTCCGCGCTCGATATCCCGGATCAGCGCCTGAATGATCTGCATATAGATCGGAACATCGCGCGCGGGGTCGATCCGCTCGCCGAGACTGACCTGCCATGGCCGCAACATTGGATCTCTCCGGATTAGTATTTGACTTGTTTTTCGGACCAATCTTATCGTGATCGATTCCGGACTGCAACCGGGACTGGCCCCATGCACTTTTCGATTTTGGCGCTTGTCGGCGTGCCAGTGCTGGGGAACAAGAGAGGTTGGGAACCCGATTTCCGGCCCGCCGCGCGGGCAGCAGCCGGCGCGGGTTCGCTCGATTTCACGATTTGCATCCGGGGGTGATGTGGGGCTTTTCGAACGATTTGACGATGCCGATGTGCAGGCGCTGGTGGAAGCCTATCCGCTCGCCTGGGTGTGCGCCGGCGCGCCGGGTGCTATCGAGGCGAGCCTTTTGCCTCTCGTCGGGCTGTTCGACGCCGAGGGCCGGCTGACCGAGTTGGTCGGCCATCTGATGCGCTCCAACCCCCTCTGTCCGGCGTTGCAGGCCGGCGGGGGCGCGACGATCCTGTTCAAGGGGCCGGACGCCTATGTCAGCCCGGAACATGCGGGGGTGCGCGACTGGGGCCCGACCTGGAATTATGCGCAGATCAAGATCGGTGCCGACGTGCTGGTCGACGAGGCGCTGACCGAATGGTCGCTGCAGCTTTTGATCGACGCGATGGAATCGGGGCGGGTGAATCCCTGGGGAATCGAAGAGCTGGGCGTGCGGTATCAGGGCATGCTTCAGCGGATCATCGGCTTTCGGGCGAAGGTGACGAGCCTGTCCGGTAAGTTCAAGCTGGGCCAGGACGAAAAACCGGAAACGCGGGCGTCGATCCTGGCGTCGCTTCCCGACCCCGATACGGTGGCGTGGATGCGGCGGTTCAACGAGGGGCGAGGGGATGATACGAAATAGGGCCGGCCTAGCGGCCGTTCTGATGGCCGCGTTTGTGCTTGCCGCGCCGGCGAGCGCGCAGCGGGCGGCGCCGTTACCGTGGCAGGAAGACCCGTTTCCGAGCCGCTATCAGGCGCCGCCGCCCGACGACATGCTGCTACGCGGCGCGACGATCCTCGACGGCGCGGGCGGGCGGATCGACGGCGGCGACGTGCTGATTCGCGGCGGAAAGATCGCCGCGGTCGGCAAGGGGCTCGCCAATCCGGGGGTGCGGGAGGTCGACGCCGCCGGTCGCTGGGTCACGCCGGGGGTGATCGACGTCCACAGCCACGACGGCACCTTCGTCCTGCCGCTGACCTCGATCGACCGCGAGGCGTCCGACGTGTCGGAGGTCGCGTCGCCGAACAGCGCCGACACCTGGATCGAGACCGCGGTCAACGCACAGGACATGGCGTTCGACCGCGCGCTGTCGAATGGGGTGACGACGATCCAGATCCTGCCCGGATCGACGCCGATCTTCGCCGGCCATTCGGTGGTGGTGAAGCCGGTTCGCGCGCCGACCGTCTGGGGCATGAAGGCGGCCGGCGGCGTCCAGGGCTTCAAGATGGCTTGCGGCGAGAACCCCAAGAGCTGGGGCGCCGACGACGACAATGAGGGGCCGACGAGCCGACAGGGCGTCGTCAGCTATATGCGGCAGCAGTTCCTGAACGCCCGGCGCTACAAGCGCGCGGTCGAGCAGGCGCGCGCCGGTGCGGGGGCCATGCCGCCGCGCGACCTGAAGCTGGAGGCGCTGGCGGGAATCCTCTCCGGCGATATCCGCGTCAACGTCCATTGCTATCGCGCGGGCGACATCGCGGCGGTGCTGACCATCGCCAGGGAATTCGGCTTTCGCGTCGGCGCCATCCATCATGCGACCGAGGCGTACAAGATTCCCGGCTTGCTGCGCGAGGCGGGGACGTGCGCGGCGGTCTGGGCCGACTGGTGGGGATTCAAGCTGGAGGCCCAGGACGCCGTTCGCGCGGAAGCGCCGCTGCTCGAAAGGGCGGGCGTCTGCGTGATGATGCATTCGGACTCGCCGGCCGACGGCCAGCGGCTCAATATCGCCGCGGCGAAGGCGGCGGCGGCGGGACGGCGGATCGGCATCAACACGCCGCCCGAGACGATGATCAAATGGACGACG contains:
- a CDS encoding FMN-binding negative transcriptional regulator, yielding MGLFERFDDADVQALVEAYPLAWVCAGAPGAIEASLLPLVGLFDAEGRLTELVGHLMRSNPLCPALQAGGGATILFKGPDAYVSPEHAGVRDWGPTWNYAQIKIGADVLVDEALTEWSLQLLIDAMESGRVNPWGIEELGVRYQGMLQRIIGFRAKVTSLSGKFKLGQDEKPETRASILASLPDPDTVAWMRRFNEGRGDDTK
- a CDS encoding amidohydrolase family protein, producing MAAFVLAAPASAQRAAPLPWQEDPFPSRYQAPPPDDMLLRGATILDGAGGRIDGGDVLIRGGKIAAVGKGLANPGVREVDAAGRWVTPGVIDVHSHDGTFVLPLTSIDREASDVSEVASPNSADTWIETAVNAQDMAFDRALSNGVTTIQILPGSTPIFAGHSVVVKPVRAPTVWGMKAAGGVQGFKMACGENPKSWGADDDNEGPTSRQGVVSYMRQQFLNARRYKRAVEQARAGAGAMPPRDLKLEALAGILSGDIRVNVHCYRAGDIAAVLTIAREFGFRVGAIHHATEAYKIPGLLREAGTCAAVWADWWGFKLEAQDAVRAEAPLLERAGVCVMMHSDSPADGQRLNIAAAKAAAAGRRIGINTPPETMIKWTTSNPAKLLGLDKRIGTIAPGYQADVVLWSGDPFSVYSRADLVLIDGTVVWDRAHPHSEPVSDFELGRGGVEP
- a CDS encoding amidohydrolase: MIARRRLLAVAGGTAAVAVAPGAFAGADEPLDIAYVNARVWTGAGPDTRTDAIGIKGDRIAAIGVEAVRARTGKRTQVVDLDGAFVTPGFIDAHVHFVKAATMLSQPSLRDAENPEEFIARVAAAAKALPKGQWLEGGNWDQDRWGGEMPNRSWIDPVTPDTPVAVIRYDLHMLLLNSLALRLAGIDRNTPDVPGGVIERDAQGEPTGIIKDAAKDLVLRAIGEPTPDQIDAVTREGIAVALSKGVTQVHPTELESISFDSTRRLRAAGETGLRFRHYLPLKDWEAQVELIAREGRGDDWVQWGGCKVVFDGSLGSRTARFYEPYADDPTTRGIIVTDPADLRRWMEGADKAGLQVTAHAIGDEANDIVLDTMAAVAAANGPRDRRFRVEHVQHMKPHALPRFAQQGIIASVQPYHAIDDGRWAVRRIGEERLKTSFAYGSLVRSGAHVCMGSDWPVAPIDPLTGLDAAVNRETLDGRNPHGWHPEQRITLAQAMRGYTREGAYAGFSETRLGLIAPGLLADLVVWDHDFFAIDSHSLTKVKALRTIVGGVQRFG
- the pdxR gene encoding MocR-like pyridoxine biosynthesis transcription factor PdxR, whose product is MLRPWQVSLGERIDPARDVPIYMQIIQALIRDIERGRLTSGTYLPSSRQLAKILGVNRKTVVFAYEDLIAQGWLESAGTRGTMVAASLPDPVNRHQGEAEATMSDAVIDYRFAPPPERPLALPSGPGLKVDEGAPDGRLFPVELLARAYRVAVQRASRDNGFQYRDPRGSPALREAIAMMLKSQRGLPVAAENICITRGSQNGIFLAAQVLLGPGDSVIVEKLTYEPAVAAFRALGANIVPVGLDEDGIDVEAVEHACRRNAVRAVFVTPHHQFPTTVSLRPERRLRLLDLARQFGFAIIEDDYDHEFHFESQPLLPLAAYGPGHVLYVGSMSKLLLPALRIGYVAAPPAVIDAIAHRVSLTDGMGNALTEDAAAELIENGELRRHGRKVLQIYARRRESFAAEIDRTLGDLVDYRMPDGGLSFWLRFDTDLDQMETRAAAMGLRFAASRSFMTTTDAPRGLRIGFASLNAHEARTALAALREAAG